A genomic window from Verrucomicrobiia bacterium includes:
- a CDS encoding carbamoyltransferase, with the protein MNILGISAYYHDSAACLVQDGKIIAAAQEERFTRKKHDADFPSKAVEYCLKTGGIKAADLNLVVFYDKPLVKFERLLQTYMQYAPLGLPSFIKAMTTWMKQKLWIKDAIQKELEDFKGKILFTEHHESHAASAFFASPYQEAAVLTMDGVGEWATASYGVGEGNKIKLLEEINFPHSLGLLYSAFTYYTGFKVNSGEYKLMGLAPYGEPKYKDLILRELLDLREDGSFKLNMKYFDYPAGLKMTNKAFDALFGGPPRARESKLTQKDMDIARSIQEVTEEIVLRIVRHVHRKTGKKNLCLAGGVALNCVANGKILKNGPFENVWVQPAAGDAGGALGAALFAWYQYQNNPRQAQGIDFMQGALLGPGFSNGEIEAFLKAENIPHVFVPDAELAGCVSDLIANEKVIGWFQGRMEFGPRALGARSILGDARSEKMQEVMNLKIKFRESFRPFAPAVLRERVSDYFEMNADSPYMLMVAPVAKKICREMTEEEQKLFGIHKLLRKRSDLPAITHVDYSARIQTVTPRENPRFHALLKAMDDKYGCPVVINTSFNVRGEPVVCTPQDAYRCFMRTNMDYLVLGNYILEKKDQKPLGKDVDWLKEFELD; encoded by the coding sequence ATGAACATTCTCGGAATTTCGGCGTATTACCACGACAGCGCGGCCTGCCTGGTGCAGGACGGCAAAATCATCGCCGCAGCGCAGGAAGAGCGGTTTACCCGCAAAAAACACGATGCGGATTTTCCGTCCAAAGCGGTGGAATATTGCCTGAAGACGGGCGGCATCAAGGCGGCCGACCTGAACCTCGTGGTCTTCTATGACAAGCCGCTGGTCAAGTTCGAGCGCCTTCTCCAGACTTACATGCAGTACGCGCCGCTCGGCCTGCCTTCTTTTATAAAGGCCATGACCACGTGGATGAAACAAAAGCTTTGGATCAAGGACGCCATCCAGAAAGAGCTCGAAGACTTTAAAGGCAAAATCCTGTTCACGGAACACCATGAATCGCACGCGGCTTCGGCCTTTTTTGCGTCGCCTTATCAGGAAGCGGCGGTCCTGACTATGGACGGCGTGGGCGAGTGGGCGACCGCGAGCTACGGCGTGGGCGAAGGCAACAAAATCAAGCTGCTGGAAGAAATCAATTTCCCGCATTCGCTGGGCCTCTTGTATTCCGCGTTTACCTATTACACCGGCTTCAAGGTCAATTCCGGCGAATACAAGCTGATGGGTCTGGCCCCGTACGGCGAGCCGAAATACAAAGACCTCATCCTCCGCGAATTGCTGGACTTGCGGGAGGACGGCTCGTTCAAGCTCAACATGAAGTATTTCGATTATCCCGCGGGCCTCAAAATGACCAACAAGGCGTTTGACGCGCTTTTCGGCGGACCGCCGCGCGCCCGCGAATCCAAGCTTACGCAAAAGGACATGGACATCGCGCGCTCGATTCAGGAGGTGACGGAGGAAATCGTCCTTCGCATCGTGCGCCACGTGCACCGCAAGACCGGCAAAAAAAATCTCTGCCTCGCGGGCGGCGTCGCGCTCAACTGCGTGGCCAACGGCAAAATCCTGAAGAACGGACCTTTCGAAAATGTCTGGGTGCAGCCGGCGGCGGGAGATGCGGGCGGAGCCCTCGGCGCGGCCCTGTTCGCGTGGTATCAATACCAGAACAACCCGCGCCAGGCTCAGGGCATCGATTTCATGCAGGGCGCACTTCTCGGGCCCGGTTTTTCGAACGGGGAAATCGAAGCCTTCCTCAAAGCCGAAAACATCCCGCACGTTTTCGTGCCGGACGCGGAGCTTGCCGGCTGCGTCTCGGACCTGATCGCGAACGAAAAAGTCATCGGCTGGTTCCAGGGCCGCATGGAATTCGGCCCGCGGGCTCTGGGCGCGCGCTCGATCCTGGGCGATGCCCGCTCGGAAAAAATGCAGGAGGTCATGAACCTCAAGATCAAATTTCGGGAAAGCTTCCGTCCGTTCGCGCCGGCGGTCCTGCGCGAAAGAGTTTCGGATTATTTTGAGATGAACGCGGACAGCCCGTACATGCTCATGGTCGCGCCGGTCGCGAAAAAAATCTGCCGTGAGATGACCGAAGAAGAACAGAAGCTTTTCGGCATCCACAAGCTCCTGCGCAAGCGCTCGGATCTGCCGGCCATCACGCACGTGGACTACTCCGCGAGAATCCAGACGGTCACGCCGCGGGAAAACCCGCGCTTCCACGCCCTGCTGAAAGCCATGGACGACAAATACGGCTGCCCGGTCGTGATCAACACCTCGTTCAACGTGAGAGGGGAGCCGGTCGTGTGCACGCCCCAGGACGCATACCGCTGCTTCATGCGGACCAACATGGACTATCTCGTGCTCGGCAACTACATCCTCGAAAAGAAAGACCAGAAACCGCTCGGCAAAGACGTGGACTGGCTCAAAGAATTCGAACTGGACTGA
- a CDS encoding SxtJ family membrane protein: protein MTLLEEIKKIDTSPKKLKEFGRLVGGIFAVLGAFVVWRGHHPETGKVFLAVSVLLLVPGFAFPSVLKIPYRLWMGLALVIGAVMSRVILTLVFFLVLTPLSLLAKLRKEHLLDLVYSKDKETYWEKKENAENPQSYERQY from the coding sequence ATGACACTTCTCGAAGAAATCAAAAAAATCGATACATCTCCCAAGAAGCTGAAAGAATTCGGCCGGCTCGTCGGCGGTATTTTCGCCGTGCTTGGCGCCTTTGTGGTCTGGCGAGGGCATCATCCGGAAACAGGCAAGGTCTTCCTGGCCGTGTCCGTCCTGCTCCTGGTCCCGGGCTTTGCGTTTCCTTCGGTCCTGAAAATCCCTTACCGGCTTTGGATGGGGCTGGCGCTGGTGATCGGCGCGGTCATGTCGCGCGTCATCCTGACACTTGTTTTTTTCCTGGTCCTGACGCCGCTGAGCCTGCTGGCCAAGCTCAGGAAAGAGCACCTTCTCGACCTGGTCTACTCCAAGGACAAGGAAACCTACTGGGAAAAGAAGGAAAACGCCGAAAATCCCCAGAGCTACGAGAGACAGTACTAG
- a CDS encoding DUF5989 family protein: protein MSRFELLNEFWQFLKVRKKWWLAPILITLVLLGALIIFTQSSAVAPFIYTLF from the coding sequence ATGTCCAGGTTTGAACTGCTGAACGAGTTCTGGCAATTCCTGAAAGTCCGCAAAAAATGGTGGCTGGCGCCCATCCTGATCACGCTGGTCCTGCTCGGCGCGCTCATCATTTTCACCCAGAGCTCGGCCGTGGCCCCTTTCATCTACACCCTGTTCTAA
- a CDS encoding glycosyltransferase family 9 protein, translating into MFFSVRARAASYDPARVKKILLVRLDHVGDLVMTLPAAARVRGFFPNAEIHWLIPTSYEPLLRPFAQKWNLKLISYQHNWFAREQKSGESCREAKTLIRQFQKENYDLGIDFRGDLRNILLLWRSRIRFRAGYGATGGGFLLTHQPEHDRGAHPSMLSRRLLESLGIPGELHPVPLVRDPQMPEGLRECKSLGHKILAVHPGAAHVEKRWPQERFDALIAGVREKDWAWVVIVGDARDKEEIALPRALKSEGVLDMRGKIPLHELPALLSGADLFVGNDSGPGHIAAAQGVPLISIFSTVNNPEAWKPWSEKLRLIARPLQEITVGEVLEAVQSLLGAGSRT; encoded by the coding sequence GTGTTTTTTTCCGTCCGCGCCAGGGCGGCTTCTTACGATCCGGCCCGTGTCAAAAAAATCCTGCTCGTTCGCCTTGATCATGTGGGCGACCTTGTCATGACCTTGCCTGCCGCCGCGCGCGTCCGGGGGTTTTTCCCGAATGCAGAAATTCACTGGCTGATTCCCACGTCTTATGAACCGCTGCTCCGGCCTTTCGCGCAAAAATGGAATTTGAAACTCATTTCTTACCAGCACAATTGGTTTGCACGGGAGCAGAAGTCCGGTGAATCCTGCCGCGAGGCGAAAACCCTTATCCGCCAATTCCAAAAAGAAAACTACGATCTCGGCATTGATTTCCGCGGCGACTTGCGGAACATCCTTCTTCTCTGGCGCTCCCGCATTCGGTTCCGTGCGGGCTACGGCGCAACCGGCGGCGGATTCCTGCTCACGCATCAGCCTGAACATGACCGCGGCGCGCACCCTTCGATGCTGTCGCGGCGATTGCTTGAATCGCTGGGCATCCCGGGCGAACTCCATCCGGTGCCGCTTGTCCGGGATCCGCAGATGCCGGAGGGGCTGCGGGAATGCAAAAGCCTCGGGCATAAAATACTGGCCGTTCATCCCGGCGCGGCGCATGTTGAGAAGCGCTGGCCGCAGGAACGTTTCGACGCGCTGATCGCCGGCGTCCGGGAAAAAGACTGGGCCTGGGTCGTCATCGTGGGGGATGCTCGCGACAAAGAAGAAATCGCATTGCCCCGGGCTTTGAAAAGCGAGGGCGTGCTGGACATGCGCGGGAAAATCCCGCTTCACGAATTGCCCGCGCTTTTGTCGGGCGCGGACCTTTTCGTCGGGAATGATTCCGGCCCGGGCCACATCGCGGCCGCCCAGGGCGTGCCTCTCATTTCCATTTTCTCCACCGTGAACAATCCCGAAGCCTGGAAACCCTGGAGCGAGAAACTGCGTCTGATCGCGCGGCCGCTTCAGGAAATCACGGTGGGTGAGGTCCTCGAGGCGGTGCAGAGCCTGCTCGGGGCCGGGAGCAGGACATGA
- a CDS encoding glycosyltransferase family 1 protein: MNPRRLALDARMVRHTGIGTYLRGILGSLRRNGKLKKIDIALHGPAEALEAFREAEILDFRAPIYSLKEQAEYPRRLAGCRLWHAPHYNVPLWKGETRLVVTVHDLIHWIFRKDYFSPLQAAYAGMMMSRAVNGSDHIIAVSENTKEDLIRHFKAPAKKITVIHEAVDPDFCVPGDPAGTLKIRQGLHVPPEYFLYVGSLKPHKNVLWLIRLFRKLHQEKKLKSPLVIVGRKDKKYPPEFRELQDLVSDPVVLHLTGVGDEALPALYAGALALVHPSRYEGFGLTLLEAMACGTPVLAVRTSSIPEVVGEAACLVDSFQDHDMMQALCRMEQEPAMRNELTLKGRQRLENFSWDQAAAKTLEVYERVLSKP; encoded by the coding sequence ATGAACCCGCGCCGTCTGGCCCTTGATGCCCGCATGGTGCGCCATACCGGCATCGGCACTTACCTCCGCGGGATCCTGGGCAGCCTTCGCCGCAATGGCAAATTAAAAAAAATCGACATCGCGCTCCACGGGCCGGCCGAAGCGCTCGAGGCTTTCCGCGAAGCCGAGATCCTGGATTTCCGCGCTCCGATTTACTCCCTGAAGGAACAGGCGGAATACCCGCGGCGCCTCGCGGGCTGCCGGCTCTGGCATGCGCCGCATTACAACGTGCCGCTCTGGAAAGGCGAGACGCGGCTGGTGGTCACGGTTCATGATTTGATCCACTGGATTTTCCGCAAAGATTATTTCTCACCGCTCCAGGCTGCGTATGCCGGGATGATGATGTCCCGTGCCGTGAACGGTTCGGACCATATCATCGCGGTTTCGGAAAATACAAAAGAAGACCTGATCCGGCATTTCAAGGCGCCGGCGAAAAAGATCACGGTCATCCACGAGGCCGTGGACCCGGACTTTTGCGTTCCGGGAGACCCGGCCGGCACTTTGAAAATCCGCCAAGGCCTGCACGTGCCGCCGGAATATTTCCTGTACGTGGGCTCGCTGAAGCCGCATAAGAACGTGCTCTGGCTGATCCGGCTCTTCCGCAAGCTTCATCAAGAGAAGAAATTAAAGTCCCCGCTGGTCATCGTGGGGCGCAAGGACAAAAAATACCCGCCCGAGTTCCGCGAGCTGCAGGATCTGGTTTCGGATCCCGTGGTCCTTCATCTGACCGGCGTGGGCGACGAGGCGTTGCCCGCGCTTTATGCGGGCGCACTCGCCTTGGTTCATCCTTCGCGCTACGAGGGCTTCGGCCTGACCCTTTTGGAAGCCATGGCCTGCGGCACCCCGGTCCTTGCCGTCCGGACGTCGTCGATTCCGGAGGTGGTGGGCGAGGCCGCCTGCCTGGTTGATTCCTTTCAGGATCATGATATGATGCAGGCACTGTGCCGGATGGAGCAGGAACCG